GTCCTTAGTCGTTAGTCCTTAGTGTCGGCCTTTGGCCGAGTCCCAAGTATTAATCCCTAGTCCCCAGTTACATCTTTAATACTGATGACTGGCGACTGGTGACTAACTTTGACTGGCGACCGGTAAATAAAACTGCCTGCGGCTGGGCGCTGGCGACTCGACGCGGTTCGCTACTAGGGTCGCGTTTTCAAGGCTCGCATGGCGTTTAGGACCGCAATAACGGTAACGCCTACATCGGCAAACACTGCCTCCCATAAAGTGGCAATACCGCCCGCACCCAAAAGCAAAAAGACCCCTTTAACACCCAGAGCGAAAATAATATTCTGCCAGACTATGCTTCTGGTCCTTCTGGCGATTTTGATGGCGCTGACCAGTTTAGAAGGTTCATCAGTCATCAAAACTACATCGGCAGCCTCAATGGCGGCATCAGAGCCAAGTCCCCCCATAGCCACACCCACATCGGCCCTAGCCAGCACCGGTGCATCATTAATCCCGTCACCGACGAATACCACTTTGCCTCGAGTCCCCTTGCCAGCTACCAAATTCTCAAGTTTTCCGACCTTTTGGTCCGGCAAGAGTTCGGCATATACTTCATCCAGGCCCAGTTCTTGGGCCACTTTTACTGCTACTGCTTGAGCATCGCCGGTAAGCATGACCAACTTCCTGATTCCCGCAGCTTTCAAAGATTGCATAGCTTGCCTGGAATCCTCTTTCAGCTCATCGGAAATAACAATATACCCAGCGTATTTGCCAGCTATTGCCAGGTGCACTACCGTACCTGCAGTTTCAATTTCCTCATATACTATATTTTCTTTCTGCATCAGTTTAGCATTTCCCGCCAGGACCTGTTTACCCTTTACAACAGCTTTAATCCCATAACCGCAAATTTCATCGTAACTTTCTATTTCCTCTTTATTGATTTCCTTGCCATAGGCCTTGAAAATCGAAACTGCAATGGGGTGATTGGAGTAGGCTTCCGCAAAAGCGGCATATTCCAGCAACTCTTCCGGACTCATATTATCCCGTGTTTTAATTTCCGTAACATTAAATACACCTTTAGTCAGTGTTCCTGTCTTATCAAATACTATTGTGTCCACTTCATTTAAGGCTTCCAAGAAGTTGCCGCCTTTAATCAAAATGCCGTTTTTCGAGGCTCCGCCTATGCCGCCGAAGAAACCCAGCGGAATGGAGACTACCAGTGCGCACGGGCAGGAGATTACTAGGAAAACCAGGGCCCTATAGAGCCACTGGGCAAAAGTTGCCCCGCTGACAAAGATCGGAGGAAGCACTGCTATACCCAATGCTCCGAACACAACTACCGGAGTATACAGCCTGGCAAATTTGGTGATAAAGTTCTCCGTGGGCGCCTTCCTGCTGCCGGCATTTTGCACCAAATCCAAAATCCTGGAGATTGTAGATTCCCCGAAACCTTTAGTGACCTCCACCGTCAAAAGACCGTTTGTGTTAATAAACCCGCTCAAAATTTCGCTTCCAACCTCAACTTCCCTGGGCACCGATTCACCGGTGAGGGCTGAAGTATCCACCATTGATTTTCCCTCAACAACCCTGCCGTCCAGGGGTACTTTTTCTCCAGGTTTTACTACGATAATATCTCCCACATTCACTTCTTCGGGAGAAACCTTTTTGGTATCGTTACCGATTTTAAGGTTGGCAAAATCGGGCCTGATGTCTAAGAGTGCCTTGATGGATTTTCTGGAACGGTTGACGGCTATGTCCTGGAAAAATTCGCCGATCTGGTAAAACAGCATTACGGCCACGCCTTCGGGAAACTCTTTAATGGCAAAAGCCCCAATGGTGGCAATGGTCATCAGGAAGTTCTCATCAAATACCTGACCTCTGGAAATGTTTTTGACAGCTTTCATGACCACTTCTCCGCCCACCAAAGCATAACTTGCCAAATACAGCCCAAACTCAGGCCAAAACGGCAATTTAAAAGCAAAGGCGATTACAAACAGTACCGCGCCCATGGCAATTCTGAGCAGTTCCTTTTTATTGCCCGCTTCTTGGGGAACATTTCCAGCGTTCGTTTCTTCCTCCAACAGATTAACGCCTGGTTCGATCTTTTTAATTAGCTCACCGGCTTCCCTTATAATCCTGTCCAGGTCTTGACTAAAGTCTGCCTCCACCACTAATTTACCCGACACAAAGTCAACGGCAGCGCTTTTTATGCCCTTAATATTCTGCACCGCTTTTTCTATTTTTTGGGCACAAGCAGCGCAGTCCAGGCCCATCAGGACCATAACTTTTTTGGGAGTTACGGCACAGTGGGCACAATCCAGGCCCTCCAGCAGCAACTCTTTTGTAACGCTCTTTTTCATGTGGTTTCTCCTCTTCCAACATTATCTGTGCTTGATATGCTCCAGACCTTGATCAAATATCTGCTTGACGTGATCGTCATCCAGGGAATAGTAGACAACCTTACCTTCCTTTCTGTATTTAACCAGCCTGGCCTGCTTCAGTACCCTTAGCTGATGGGAAATGGCCGACTGGTTCATACCCAGGAGAGCAGCCAAATCGCAGACACACATTTCCGAAGCGAACAGCGCGTGCAAAATTTTAATCCTGGTAGAATCTCCGAACACCTTAAAAAGCTCAGCCAGGTCATAGAGATCGATTTCGTCAGGCATAACCGCTTTAACTCGGTCAATGATATCCTGGTGGATTATAGTGCAGTTGCAGTTTTCAATGTGGGCTGCTTTATCCATGATTTTCACCTTTCTTTAATATTTGAACAGTTGTTCATGTGTTTATTAACAGTATATTCCTTGGAACAGAAATGGTCAATACTTCCTGGACGAAAAAAATGGCCATCTTTGAATTTTTTCAAAGATGGCCACTCAATGTTACTTACGTACTGACAAGTATTTTACACTAAGCCACAAAATGTTCCTCTGTAATTGTCACACTTTCGGCGCTTCCTATGCTGTCTTTATCCCCATGGTTTAAGAAAGCATTTAACAACACGGCCACAAAACTTCCCGAAACAATCACGCCGGCGCAAGAAGGAACGGGGCTTTTTAGCAGGCTACTATCCCTCTTATGCAGGCTTTTGAGCCACGCCATCCACTTCTCTGTTTAACCTGATAGTAAATTTATATTTATCTCCTCGAAAATAATTTTTTGTATAATCTAGTTGCTTGCCGTTATCCAGGAATAATTTTGTCCTTACCAATAAAAGCGGGGAATTCGCAGGTATATTAAGCTTATTAGCTGTCTTTTCTGTAGCCAGCACAGATTCAAATGTCTCAACCGCATGACTTATCTTTAAATTTAGGTCGTTTTCGTAATACTTAATAAGTGAACCAGCCGCAACGCTTTCGTCGATGTCACCGGCGACGCTCTTTGCTATAAATATCATTTCGTAGGATACAGGAATATCATCCACAATTCTAATTCTTTTTATTTTAAAAATAGGATCATTTTCCTGGATGGAAAGTCTATTGGCTATACTTGTAGAAGCATGATCGGATTCTACACTAAGTACTTTGTTTTCAAGTTTTTTTCCCAAGTACGCCATATCTTCCGAAAAACTCGTGTAGCGATTTTCCTTAAATACCAAATTTCTGTCTTTGACAAAAGTACCTTTTCCTGCTACACGATACAAATATCCTTGGTTTACAAGATTCCCAATTGCCTGCCTCACCGTATGTCTACTCACATTTAGCAATTCAATTAATTCCCGCTCCGAGGGGATCACTTTATCAATTTTAAAGTGCTTGTTTTCTATTTGCGACTTTATCCATTCTTCTATTTGATAATAGATGGGCAATTTGGAGTTCCTATCTAACATACCTTCACCTGCCCCTTATTAAATTCGTGCAAAAAACAACAATTACCCCATTATTTTATCGGATCTATTTTAATTTTGCTATAAATCTCCACAAATTTGTCGAGAGCAATAGCACCTGTTTTTTCATTCATAGCATTTAGTATGCCGCAGGTGTTACCAACCTTTAATATTTCCTCGAAGGAACCGTTATTTGCAATTTCCTTCAACATACCTGCCAGCATGGCATCTCCTGAGCCAACGGGGTTTATTACAGCTACCTCGGGTATGGTAACTTTATATATTTCATTCCCGCAGAGGGCAATACATCCTTCTTTGCCTAAAGATACAACTACCATCTCAAGCTGGTATTTTTCAAGTTCATGCAAGGCACAAATCAGTTCTTTTTCCGATTTAATTTTTCTGTCTAAAAGGTTCTCCAGTTCGGAAATGTTTGGCTTGATGAGATAGGGTGAAGCTTTTACTGCTTCCTTGAGAGATCCGCCGCTGGTGTCTAATGCAAATTTAATCCCCTTGCTTTTTGTTATTTCTATAATTTTATTATAGTAATCCCTGGCCAAGCCGCTTGGAAGGCTTCCCGATGCTGCTACAACTTTAATGTTATTATAATCAAGAATATCCGCCAGCTGTTGTATAAACGCCTGCGCTTCCTCTTCAGCTATATTGGGCCCCGATTCAAGGATTTCTGTCTGCTTTCCGCTATGGATAATGGCAATACAATTTCGGGTATCCTCTGCTATATGAACAAATTGGGGAATGACGGACATTTTACGGAGTTCTGTTTCAATAAATTGTCCGGTGCCACCACCTAAAAATCCTGTAGCTACGACTTGACACCCCAACTGCTTTAAAACTCTAGATACATTGATCCCTTTTCCGCCAGCCGTTTTAATGTAACTATCCGTCCTGTTCACATCGTCAATTTTTAAATCATCCAGATAGTAACATATATCAACGGAAGGATTTAACGTAATTGTGGCAATCATATATCCCCCTACGCTCTGTTATTGCTTCCGCATAATAATATTTTTTCCCGCACTACGCGTTTGATGGCTTCTTTAGCCGGCGAAAAATATTTTCTGGGATCATTTTCCTCAGGATTAGAATTTAAATATTCTCTTAGAGCCGCAGTAAAAGGTATCTTTAATTCGGTGGCAATGTTCACCTTACATATTCCCAATTCAACGGATTTTTTTATGCTTTCCGCAGGAACTCCCGAAGCACCATGGAGTACTAACGGTACATCCACCTGCTTTCTTATTTCCATTAATCTTGCAAAGTCTAATTTAGGCGTTTGCATATATAAGCCATGGGCAGTTCCGATAGCTACAGCCAGAGAATCTACCCCTGTTCTTTCTACAAATTCCTTGGCAGCTGCCGGATCTGTAAAAGACGCATTGCCTTCAGCCACTACCAGATCATCTTCCGTCCCTCCCACTCTTCCCAGCTCTGCTTCAACAGTGCCTCCCAGCGGATGTACATAATCCACAACTTCTTTCACTCTTTTAATATTTGTTTCAAAGGGATAGCGGGAGGCATCGATCATCACAGATCTGCAGCCTAGATCCACAGACAGTTTAATGTCCTCAAAAGAATCATGATGGTCCAAGTGAAAAGCTATGGGAACTATGAAATTCTTGGCTATTTCTTTTGCAATGGCAATTAGATATTGACTGCCGTTAAACTTTAATGTTCCGGGCGTTGCGGCCAGGATTACTGGGCTTTTCAGTTCTTGTGCAGCTTCAGCAACTGACAAGGCGGTCTCTAAGTTATGGATATTAAAAGCCGGTACCGCATATCCTTTTTGCTGCGCGTCTAACAGCATCTCTTTAGTAGAAATAAGCACGTATTTTCTCCCCTTATTTGTAAATCTCACGATAGATAGTCCTCAACTCCTCAAGAGTCGTACTACCTTCCATGGGTCCTTTCTTGGTTACAGCCATTGCTCCGGCGATGGCAGCTAATTTTACTGCTTCATCAGGCCCAATTCCTTGATTAATACATGATACAAAGGTACCTGCAAAACAATCTCCCGCCCCGGTGGGGTCCACTTCTTCCACTTTGTAAGCGTCTACATTTACCATGAGGTCTTTTGTATATAAAGTGGCCCCTTTACTCCCTCTTTTGATAATTATGATTTCCGCAGTCCGGGCAAGATAAGAATTTACGCTGGCCAGTTCATCTTCTATCCCAGTCAGATAAAATAATTCATTCTCCCCCGCCAGGATAATGTGGGATTGATTTAGAATATCCACTAAGATTTTTCTTTTTTCTTCATTGGTGATTATCTCTTTCCTGACATTAGGATCGAAAGTGATTTTTCCACCATTCTTTTTTGCCAACTCAATCCCTTTTAAGATTGCGCGTTTAATGCCTTCATTGTAAATTGCTGTTCCCATGATATGAAAGTATTTACAATCCTTAAAATCTTCCTCACTGACAAAACTCTCATCCACAGTGCCACAGGCCGCATTGGCTATATGATATAAAAAATCTCTGTCTCCATCTTCTTTATAGGTAACGAATGCCACCCCTGTTGCTTGCTCATTTTGGACTTTAACTTTTGAAGTATCAACGCCGTCTGCTCTCAAACGCTCAAGATTTATCCTCCCGAAACCATCATTTCCTACTGCTGAGATGATCATTGCATTGCTGCCGCATTTTGCGGCCTGATTGATAAAGATAGCCGGAGCACCGCTGGGAAAAGGCCCTACAAATTCGCCGGTTTCGTAAAATTTTTGGCCTACTTTTTTGGCCATAACCTCCACGAGGATTTCTCCAATGGTAATAATTTCAGCCATTTTATCACTCCTGCTTTCCGTTTTGCAGCTATTGACTTAAGATGCGCTCTTTGTTTCTGACATCGATAAATACAGCGATGATGATGATCAGCCCTTTTACAATTTGTTGATAAAAATAGGGCATACCGATCAAGTTCATTCCATTATTAATGACGCCCATAATCAAAGCTCCTAAAAAGGTTCCCAGTACTGTGCCATATCCACCTGACAAGCTGGTTCCGCCTAATACCGCCGAGGCAATTGCATCAAGTTCGTAGCCGCTTGCCGCATTAGGCTGCGCGGAATATAACCGGGACGCCAGCAGGATACCGCTTACAGCGGCAGCCACACCCGAAATGACAAAAATCTTTATCTGCAATCTTCTGATATTAACGCCTACATATTCGGCTGCTATTTTATTTCCACCGACAATTTTAGCCTGCCGGCCAAATTTGGTCTTAGCAAGCAACACATGGGAAACAACCAGCAGTATTATTACAATGATTACAGGTACAGGAATCAGGTCAAATAATTTCTTATTTCCTAAAGCTAAAATAAAGGCATGGTCTATCTGAATCGGCCTGGCATCGGTTATGGCGTAGCCGATACCTCTAAATATTCCCATAGTGGCAACCGTTACAATAAATGTTGGGATCTTGAATTTGGCGCTTACAAAGCCGTTGAATAATCCCGCCAAAGCGCCAACTATTAAGGCTGCCGCGATAGCGATAACTGTATTGAAGCCGCTGGACAACATAACTCCCAACACAATACCGCAGAGCGCTAAAATGGAGCCAACTGACAAGTCTATTTCCCCGATCATTAATACAAAAGTCATCCCAAAAGCTAATATAGCAATGATTGAAACCTGGGCAAAAATTGTTAAGATATTATTTGGGTTTAGAAAATGGGGACTTAAGAATGAAAATAACATCATCAGCCCAATCAGGGCCAGTAAAACGCCGCCATAGCTTTTGAATAACTTCTTATTAGTTAATGCTTTGACTTCCCCACTCATTTGTATCACCTCGTCCCGTAATGTACGTCATAATTTCCTCTTGGGTGGTCTGCTTAGGATCCAATTCAGCAATAATTCTTTTATTGTTCACTACTAGTAATCTGTCGGATACATTTAGAATTTCAGGCAATTCAGAGGAGATCATGATAATGCCTACGCCTTTTTGGGCTAGCTCGATCATCAATTTATAAATCTCAAACTTTGCCCCCACATCTATACCCCTGGTAGGTTCGTCCAGGATCAAAATCTCCGGCTCTATTTCAAACCATTTGGCCAGCACAACCTTTTGTTGATTACCCCCGCTTAAATTAATTACGGTTTGATAGATGCTTGGCGTTTTAATCCGCAAATTCTCCACATGTTTTTGCGTAATTACGGCTTCTTTATTTTCATCTATAAGCTTAAACTTATTTAAGATCCGATTGATATTTGCCATAGTCGTATTTTCGTAGACACTGGCTGTTAGCACTAACCCCTCATTTTTTCTGTCTTCCGTAACAAAGGCAATTCTGTGCTCAATGGCCGAGAAGGGATCATTGATATTAACTTTTTTACCTTTTATCCACATTTCACCGCTGTCTTTTTTTAAGATCCCAAAAATCCCCTTAACAATTTCCGTTCTTCCTGAGCCCATGAGCCCATATAAGCCCAGGATCTCACCCGGCCTTACAAACAGATTGATATCATGATAATAGTTCTTTTTGTTATAATCTTTGACTTCAAGCAATTTTTCATCTCTCAAGTTTTTAAAATCCTTATGTGGGTATACCTTATCCATCTCTCTTCCTACCATCATTTTGATCAGTTGTTCAGAGGAAGTATTTTTTGTCTCTACCGTCCCCACATAATGTCCGTCTCTTAATACACTTACCTGATCTGTTATTTCAAATATTTCGTCCATGCGATGAGAAATATATATAATTGAAGAACCTACACCCACAAGTTTTCTAATGATTTTGAAGAGTTTTTCCGTCTCTTTGCTGCTTAAGGCAGAAGTAGGTTCGTCCATAATAATAATCTTAGGGTTTACGGATAATGCTTTAGCGATCTCTACCATTTGCTGATTTGAAATTGGCAATTCATTTATCAAAGCTGTTGGAGATATCTCTATTTCAAGCTCTGCAAACAATTCTTCGGTCCTTTTAATCATTTCCTTATCATCTATAATTCCAAAGTGCGTTGGTTCATTTAAGGCAAATATATTTTCAGCCACAGTCAAATTAGGTGCTAGGCTAAGTTCTTGATAGATTATGCTAATACCTGATTTCCTGGCATGAACTACATTCTCGAACGCCACTTTTTCACCATAAAGGTAAATTTCCCCACCGTCAGGTTTATAGGAGCCTGATAATATTTTCATTAGAGTGGATTTTCCCGCGCCATTTTCTCCCAAAAGCCCTAATACTTTTCCTTCATCAAGCTTTAAATTTACACCGTCAAGTGCAATAACCCCCGGGAAAACTTTCCTGATGTCTTTCATCTCTAGGATTGTTGCCATCATATCACGCTCACTTTATTGCCAATTTAATATATTAAAAACAACTGAAGAAATACCGTTAAGCGATATTTCTTCAGTTGTTCTTAGGACAGAGCAAAATTAATTTACTCTTACTTCACGCTGGTAATAACTTTATCATTTTCAACTTTCACATCTACGAACCCTTTACCATTAACATAGAGACCTGGAGTAACCGGGACTTCTTTTTCAACAGTTTCTCCCTTAGCTAATTTAACAGCATTGATTACACCAAGAGATCCCATTTTATCCGGGTACTGCACAACAACGGCCTTGAATGCGTTATCTTGGTCTACAGACTTTCTGGCTTCTTCAAGTCCATCAAACCCGACCACAATTGCTTTCGAGCCTCTTTCGGCTATAGCTGTAGTTGCTGCAATAGCCATATCATCACCAAACCCAAAAATACCGTTAAGGTTGGGGTTACTTGTTAACATATCCTCTGAAGCCTTTTTCGCTTCTTCTCTTGTACGCCCAGGCAATTCAGTAACTATTTTTAAATCCGGATAAGTAGCAGCAATTTTTTTGAATCCGTCAATGCGGTCTCTTACTGATTGTACTTCCGGATATGTGATTAAGCCTATTTCACCTTTTTTGTCAAGGTATTGAGCCATTGCTTCAGCTGCGATCATACCACCCGTAAAGTTGTCGGTAGCAATATGGGAATCCACTTCTACGCCATTGGCCTTAATATCCACTGTAACCACAGGAATTTTAGCGTCTTTGGCTTTCATAATGGCACCCTTAACTCCATCTGAATCTACCGGAGTAATGATGATTACATCGACGCCTTTATTAATAAAATCCTCGATCTGTGAAATTTGCCTGTTTAAATCCTGATCAGCAACAGCGATATCAATTTCTGCATTTTGCTTTTTAGCTTCTTCTTCTAAAGCGTTTTTAATAGAAACATAAAATGGGTGGGACTGGGTTAAAATTGAAGCACCGATTTTAATTGTTTTTTCCTGGGCAGCACCACCATCGCCTGCCTGTTCCTTTTCCGCCTTTGCGCATCCCGCCAGTATTCCTACCAGCAGCAATGCAATC
This region of Zhaonella formicivorans genomic DNA includes:
- a CDS encoding heavy metal translocating P-type ATPase; amino-acid sequence: MKKSVTKELLLEGLDCAHCAVTPKKVMVLMGLDCAACAQKIEKAVQNIKGIKSAAVDFVSGKLVVEADFSQDLDRIIREAGELIKKIEPGVNLLEEETNAGNVPQEAGNKKELLRIAMGAVLFVIAFAFKLPFWPEFGLYLASYALVGGEVVMKAVKNISRGQVFDENFLMTIATIGAFAIKEFPEGVAVMLFYQIGEFFQDIAVNRSRKSIKALLDIRPDFANLKIGNDTKKVSPEEVNVGDIIVVKPGEKVPLDGRVVEGKSMVDTSALTGESVPREVEVGSEILSGFINTNGLLTVEVTKGFGESTISRILDLVQNAGSRKAPTENFITKFARLYTPVVVFGALGIAVLPPIFVSGATFAQWLYRALVFLVISCPCALVVSIPLGFFGGIGGASKNGILIKGGNFLEALNEVDTIVFDKTGTLTKGVFNVTEIKTRDNMSPEELLEYAAFAEAYSNHPIAVSIFKAYGKEINKEEIESYDEICGYGIKAVVKGKQVLAGNAKLMQKENIVYEEIETAGTVVHLAIAGKYAGYIVISDELKEDSRQAMQSLKAAGIRKLVMLTGDAQAVAVKVAQELGLDEVYAELLPDQKVGKLENLVAGKGTRGKVVFVGDGINDAPVLARADVGVAMGGLGSDAAIEAADVVLMTDEPSKLVSAIKIARRTRSIVWQNIIFALGVKGVFLLLGAGGIATLWEAVFADVGVTVIAVLNAMRALKTRP
- a CDS encoding ArsR/SmtB family transcription factor codes for the protein MDKAAHIENCNCTIIHQDIIDRVKAVMPDEIDLYDLAELFKVFGDSTRIKILHALFASEMCVCDLAALLGMNQSAISHQLRVLKQARLVKYRKEGKVVYYSLDDDHVKQIFDQGLEHIKHR
- a CDS encoding GntR family transcriptional regulator, with translation MLDRNSKLPIYYQIEEWIKSQIENKHFKIDKVIPSERELIELLNVSRHTVRQAIGNLVNQGYLYRVAGKGTFVKDRNLVFKENRYTSFSEDMAYLGKKLENKVLSVESDHASTSIANRLSIQENDPIFKIKRIRIVDDIPVSYEMIFIAKSVAGDIDESVAAGSLIKYYENDLNLKISHAVETFESVLATEKTANKLNIPANSPLLLVRTKLFLDNGKQLDYTKNYFRGDKYKFTIRLNREVDGVAQKPA
- the pfkB gene encoding 1-phosphofructokinase translates to MIATITLNPSVDICYYLDDLKIDDVNRTDSYIKTAGGKGINVSRVLKQLGCQVVATGFLGGGTGQFIETELRKMSVIPQFVHIAEDTRNCIAIIHSGKQTEILESGPNIAEEEAQAFIQQLADILDYNNIKVVAASGSLPSGLARDYYNKIIEITKSKGIKFALDTSGGSLKEAVKASPYLIKPNISELENLLDRKIKSEKELICALHELEKYQLEMVVVSLGKEGCIALCGNEIYKVTIPEVAVINPVGSGDAMLAGMLKEIANNGSFEEILKVGNTCGILNAMNEKTGAIALDKFVEIYSKIKIDPIK
- a CDS encoding tagatose-bisphosphate aldolase subunit GatY, translated to MLISTKEMLLDAQQKGYAVPAFNIHNLETALSVAEAAQELKSPVILAATPGTLKFNGSQYLIAIAKEIAKNFIVPIAFHLDHHDSFEDIKLSVDLGCRSVMIDASRYPFETNIKRVKEVVDYVHPLGGTVEAELGRVGGTEDDLVVAEGNASFTDPAAAKEFVERTGVDSLAVAIGTAHGLYMQTPKLDFARLMEIRKQVDVPLVLHGASGVPAESIKKSVELGICKVNIATELKIPFTAALREYLNSNPEENDPRKYFSPAKEAIKRVVREKILLCGSNNRA
- a CDS encoding sugar kinase codes for the protein MAEIITIGEILVEVMAKKVGQKFYETGEFVGPFPSGAPAIFINQAAKCGSNAMIISAVGNDGFGRINLERLRADGVDTSKVKVQNEQATGVAFVTYKEDGDRDFLYHIANAACGTVDESFVSEEDFKDCKYFHIMGTAIYNEGIKRAILKGIELAKKNGGKITFDPNVRKEIITNEEKRKILVDILNQSHIILAGENELFYLTGIEDELASVNSYLARTAEIIIIKRGSKGATLYTKDLMVNVDAYKVEEVDPTGAGDCFAGTFVSCINQGIGPDEAVKLAAIAGAMAVTKKGPMEGSTTLEELRTIYREIYK
- a CDS encoding ABC transporter permease, with protein sequence MSGEVKALTNKKLFKSYGGVLLALIGLMMLFSFLSPHFLNPNNILTIFAQVSIIAILAFGMTFVLMIGEIDLSVGSILALCGIVLGVMLSSGFNTVIAIAAALIVGALAGLFNGFVSAKFKIPTFIVTVATMGIFRGIGYAITDARPIQIDHAFILALGNKKLFDLIPVPVIIVIILLVVSHVLLAKTKFGRQAKIVGGNKIAAEYVGVNIRRLQIKIFVISGVAAAVSGILLASRLYSAQPNAASGYELDAIASAVLGGTSLSGGYGTVLGTFLGALIMGVINNGMNLIGMPYFYQQIVKGLIIIIAVFIDVRNKERILSQ
- a CDS encoding sugar ABC transporter ATP-binding protein; protein product: MMATILEMKDIRKVFPGVIALDGVNLKLDEGKVLGLLGENGAGKSTLMKILSGSYKPDGGEIYLYGEKVAFENVVHARKSGISIIYQELSLAPNLTVAENIFALNEPTHFGIIDDKEMIKRTEELFAELEIEISPTALINELPISNQQMVEIAKALSVNPKIIIMDEPTSALSSKETEKLFKIIRKLVGVGSSIIYISHRMDEIFEITDQVSVLRDGHYVGTVETKNTSSEQLIKMMVGREMDKVYPHKDFKNLRDEKLLEVKDYNKKNYYHDINLFVRPGEILGLYGLMGSGRTEIVKGIFGILKKDSGEMWIKGKKVNINDPFSAIEHRIAFVTEDRKNEGLVLTASVYENTTMANINRILNKFKLIDENKEAVITQKHVENLRIKTPSIYQTVINLSGGNQQKVVLAKWFEIEPEILILDEPTRGIDVGAKFEIYKLMIELAQKGVGIIMISSELPEILNVSDRLLVVNNKRIIAELDPKQTTQEEIMTYITGRGDTNEWGSQSIN
- a CDS encoding substrate-binding domain-containing protein produces the protein MKKALSLALIALLLVGILAGCAKAEKEQAGDGGAAQEKTIKIGASILTQSHPFYVSIKNALEEEAKKQNAEIDIAVADQDLNRQISQIEDFINKGVDVIIITPVDSDGVKGAIMKAKDAKIPVVTVDIKANGVEVDSHIATDNFTGGMIAAEAMAQYLDKKGEIGLITYPEVQSVRDRIDGFKKIAATYPDLKIVTELPGRTREEAKKASEDMLTSNPNLNGIFGFGDDMAIAATTAIAERGSKAIVVGFDGLEEARKSVDQDNAFKAVVVQYPDKMGSLGVINAVKLAKGETVEKEVPVTPGLYVNGKGFVDVKVENDKVITSVK